The Echinicola rosea genome has a segment encoding these proteins:
- a CDS encoding carboxylesterase family protein, with amino-acid sequence MNTLKTYFPVLVAILICCSSSGLSAQDKSLFEKRVFVNHKGDSLLYRILYPEHYDNGKKYPMVLFLHGAGERGNDNEKQLTHGADLFLSPENREHFPAIVVFPQCPMDKYWIDISVRKELFGKGDPDFSQSVEQPSEQLDLVNDLTKKLIKENRIDKKRLYIMGLSMGGFGTFETLGRWPKKYAAAIAICGGGNLSLAKKYAPHTSLWITHGGKDDIVPPILSQRVYKKLKEEGADVKYSLYPEANHNAWDPTFDEPDLLHWLFSKHK; translated from the coding sequence ATGAATACATTGAAAACCTATTTTCCTGTTCTGGTTGCCATCCTGATATGCTGCAGTTCCAGCGGATTATCGGCACAGGACAAGTCGTTATTTGAAAAACGGGTCTTTGTCAATCATAAAGGTGACTCGCTCCTTTACCGAATACTGTATCCTGAACACTACGACAACGGTAAAAAGTATCCCATGGTGCTTTTTCTCCATGGCGCAGGTGAACGGGGAAATGACAATGAAAAGCAGCTTACCCATGGTGCCGACCTGTTCTTATCCCCAGAAAACCGAGAGCACTTCCCTGCAATCGTGGTGTTTCCACAATGTCCGATGGACAAATACTGGATTGACATCAGTGTCCGTAAGGAGCTCTTCGGTAAAGGTGACCCTGACTTCAGCCAATCTGTGGAGCAACCATCCGAGCAACTGGATCTGGTCAACGACCTGACCAAAAAGCTGATCAAAGAAAACCGGATCGACAAAAAGCGCCTTTACATCATGGGGCTGTCCATGGGTGGATTTGGCACATTCGAGACACTGGGCAGATGGCCGAAGAAATATGCCGCGGCCATCGCCATTTGTGGCGGGGGCAACCTCTCGCTAGCCAAAAAATACGCACCTCACACCTCCTTATGGATCACCCATGGAGGCAAGGATGACATCGTCCCCCCTATCCTTTCGCAGCGGGTGTACAAGAAACTCAAAGAAGAAGGGGCTGACGTGAAATACAGCCTTTATCCCGAAGCCAATCACAATGCCTGGGATCCGACCTTTGACGAACCCGACTTATTGCATTGGCTATTTTCAAAACATAAATAA